One segment of Toxotes jaculatrix isolate fToxJac2 chromosome 8, fToxJac2.pri, whole genome shotgun sequence DNA contains the following:
- the LOC121186272 gene encoding cortexin-3, with protein sequence MDVPRMAEGLFSSTLSSSGGGHHVPTYLTLEQKAAFVFVLLLFIFLALLIVRCFRILLDPYRSMPSSNWTDHTEKDTFDYRIV encoded by the coding sequence ATGGATGTGCCCAGGATGGCTGAGGGCCTCTTCAGCAGCACGCTGTCCTCGTCAGGCGGTGGCCATCACGTGCCTACCTACCTGACGCTGGAGCAGAAGGCCGCCTTCgtctttgtgctgctgctcttcatctTCCTGGCCCTGCTCATTGTGCGCTGTTTCCGCATCCTGCTGGACCCCTACCGCAGCATGCCCTCATCCAACTGGACAGACCACACGGAGAAGGACACATTCGATTACCGCATCGTCTGA